Genomic window (Thermostichus vulcanus str. 'Rupite'):
GAAGGATCCCACGAGTTAGGATAAAGCCTGCCCAGGAATGGCTTGAATGAAGCATACAGAAGAAGACAAAGGGGTGAAACATGGCGGCAAAATGGCGCAAAATGACCGGCTCCTTGAGTTTGGCTTTGCTGCTACTGGGATCCGGGCTGGGATGTACGTCTTCAGCAGGTGAATCCTCGCAAGTGCAGGTCGCCGAGGCAGCCGCCAATCCTTCTTCAGCAGCAGGGCAACCTCAACAACTGACGGTAGAAGCAGAGGTGACCATCGCCGGTCAACCCTTTGAGCTGGAAGTGGCTCGCACCCCTGAACAACAGCGCATTGGCTTGATGTTTCGCACCGATTTACCAGAAGACCGGGGCATGTGGTTCCCCTTTGATCCGCCGCGACCGGCTTCCTTTTGGATGTTCAATACCTTGATCAACCTGGACATCATTTTCCTGTACCAGGGGCAAGTGGTGTATATTGCCGCCGATGTGCCTGGCTGTCCGGCTCAACCCTGCCCAACCTATGGGCCACCCCCTTCGCAGTTGG
Coding sequences:
- a CDS encoding DUF192 domain-containing protein — encoded protein: MAAKWRKMTGSLSLALLLLGSGLGCTSSAGESSQVQVAEAAANPSSAAGQPQQLTVEAEVTIAGQPFELEVARTPEQQRIGLMFRTDLPEDRGMWFPFDPPRPASFWMFNTLINLDIIFLYQGQVVYIAADVPGCPAQPCPTYGPPPSQLVDGVLEFRGGTAASLGLQVGDRVEIQPLSP